In the Styela clava chromosome 8, kaStyClav1.hap1.2, whole genome shotgun sequence genome, one interval contains:
- the LOC120346679 gene encoding C-reactive protein-like gives MSALYTISVLFAVAVFKSQCQSSCDLNSCRLQVVCDSDGTGHTRNSEKCPQTAYNFPGGKQTTDFIRVKSPIPQMREFSICAWMTPKSGSNVKGAFVSYSTPRMDNAFLVFFEDGNKLTLWYNQVNSGDTTDFRMTTRTHFCISLETFLGTAKIYVNGALFQTRTFSNQRNEIEGGGGFIIGQEQDSYVGGFDGSQSFAGVIENFMMWNRALSPEEITTLYQGRCLCPKYHMLHLALHEIQVYGKVTAQEVDGCH, from the exons ATGTCCGCGTTATACACAATTTCAGTTTTGTTCGCAGTAGCAGTTTTTAAATCTCAATGTCAATCATCGTGCGACTTGAATTCATGTCGATTACAAGTGGTTTGTGACAGTGATGGCACAGGGCATACTAGGAACTCAGAAA AATGTCCACAGACCGCCTACAATTTTCCTGGGGGTAAACAAACAACAGATTTTATTCGCGTCAAGTCTCCAATACCACAGATGCGTGAATTCTCTATATGTGCATGGATGACACCGAAATCTGGTTCGAACGTGAAGGGTGCTTTTGTGAGTTACTCCACACCGAGAATGGACAATGCGTttctggtgttttttgaggacGGTAATAAATTGACCTTGTGGTACAATCAAGTCAATAGTGGGGATACTACCGATTTCCGGATGACGACTAGAACGCATTTTTGCATAAGTTTGGAAACATTTCTTGGAACAGCAAAGATCTATGTCAACGGAGCACTTTTTCAAACACGTACATTTTCCAACCAACGAAACGAAATAGAAGGTGGAGGTGGTTTCATAATAGGACAAGAACAAGATAGTTATGTGGGCGGCTTTGATGGCAGCCAGTCGTTCGCAGGAgtgattgaaaattttatgaTGTGGAATCGAGCTCTCAGTCCAGAAGAGATAACAACCTTGTATCAGGGCCGATGTTTGTGTCCAAAATACCACATGTTGCATCTAGCACTTCATGAAATTCAAGTGTATGGAAAGGTGACCGCACAGGAAGTAGATGGTTGTCATTGA